The following proteins are encoded in a genomic region of Leifsonia psychrotolerans:
- a CDS encoding cytochrome ubiquinol oxidase subunit I: MDWLDPLLLSRWQFGLTTVYHFLFVPLTIGMVVTVAIYQTAWYRTGKPIYLQLTHFFGKIFLINFAIGVATGIVQEFQFGMNWSDYSRFVGDVFGAPLAFEGIVAFFLEATFIGLWIFGWDKLPKGLHLATIWITAAGSIASAYFIIAANAFMQNPVAFQMNPEKGRAELTSIGELLTNPIALAAFPHTLFACFMVSSGLIISVAAWHLYRNQHLETMRPALKLGLWMMVISGILTTLMGDQLSLAMVDAQPMKMAAAEALYHTATGANASFSIFTLGTPDGVSELFSIRVPYLLSLLSTHSFDGTVEGINNLQAQYVQLYGPGDYTPIIWVTYWSFRWMIALGLLHVFIAVVGLWVTRKGRSPKSRWVWKVAIWSFPLSLGAMIVGWVFTEMGRQPWLVFGLLKTADGVSPGVSGLEVLISLVAFTLIYGVLAVVEFKLIIRAVQKGPDPLPEPHPESGELAPRATVY; the protein is encoded by the coding sequence ATGGACTGGCTGGATCCGTTACTGCTCTCACGATGGCAATTTGGTTTGACCACGGTCTACCACTTCCTCTTCGTTCCGTTGACGATTGGAATGGTCGTCACCGTGGCGATCTACCAGACGGCGTGGTACCGCACCGGCAAGCCCATCTATCTGCAATTGACCCACTTTTTCGGCAAGATCTTCCTGATCAACTTCGCCATCGGCGTTGCGACGGGAATCGTGCAGGAATTCCAGTTCGGCATGAACTGGTCGGACTATTCCCGGTTCGTCGGTGACGTCTTCGGCGCCCCACTCGCGTTCGAGGGCATCGTGGCGTTCTTCCTGGAAGCCACCTTCATCGGCCTCTGGATCTTCGGCTGGGACAAGTTGCCCAAGGGCCTGCACCTCGCCACGATCTGGATCACCGCGGCGGGCAGTATCGCCTCGGCCTACTTCATCATTGCGGCGAACGCGTTCATGCAAAATCCGGTTGCCTTCCAGATGAACCCGGAGAAGGGCAGAGCCGAACTCACCAGCATCGGTGAACTTCTCACCAACCCCATTGCATTGGCGGCCTTCCCGCATACGCTCTTCGCCTGCTTCATGGTGTCGTCCGGCCTCATCATCTCGGTTGCGGCGTGGCACCTCTACCGCAACCAGCACCTCGAGACCATGCGGCCGGCTCTGAAGCTCGGGCTCTGGATGATGGTGATCTCCGGCATTCTGACCACCCTGATGGGCGACCAGCTCAGCTTGGCCATGGTCGACGCGCAGCCCATGAAGATGGCCGCCGCCGAGGCGCTCTATCACACGGCAACCGGTGCAAACGCGTCGTTCTCGATCTTCACCCTCGGCACTCCCGACGGCGTGAGCGAGTTGTTCTCAATTCGTGTTCCGTATCTGCTCTCGCTGCTCTCGACGCACAGTTTCGACGGCACCGTCGAAGGCATCAACAACCTTCAAGCGCAGTACGTGCAGTTGTACGGCCCCGGCGACTACACGCCGATCATCTGGGTCACCTACTGGTCATTCCGCTGGATGATCGCGCTCGGCCTGCTGCATGTCTTCATCGCCGTCGTCGGCCTGTGGGTCACCCGCAAGGGGCGTTCGCCGAAGAGCCGCTGGGTCTGGAAGGTCGCGATCTGGAGCTTCCCGCTCTCGCTCGGCGCCATGATCGTCGGCTGGGTCTTCACTGAGATGGGGCGGCAACCCTGGTTGGTCTTCGGCCTGCTGAAAACCGCGGATGGCGTCTCACCCGGCGTCAGCGGGCTCGAAGTGCTGATCTCACTGGTCGCCTTCACCCTGATCTACGGTGTGTTGGCCGTGGTCGAGTTCAAGCTCATCATTCGTGCCGTGCAGAAGGGGCCGGATCCGCTTCCGGAACCCCACCCCGAATCCGGCGAGCTGGCACCCCGTGCCACGGTCTACTAG
- the cydB gene encoding cytochrome d ubiquinol oxidase subunit II, translating to MDLSTLWFWLIAALFVGYFVLDGFDFGVGMSLPFLAKDDTDRRVMINTIGPVWDLNETWLIVAGAALFAAFPEWYATMFSGFYLALLLILLALIARGVSFEYRHQRPESRWKAWFDGMIIVGSAVPALLWGVAFANVVRGVPLDADHNYIGTFFDLLNPYALLGGVTTLLLFFTHGALFLALKADGDIRVRARRLAIKSGVITILVAASFLVWTTFAYGSIASALLSAGAAVALIVSFLANLRGKEGWAFALMAATIALAVLSLFASLIPDVMPASNDVANSLTIANASSSPYTLTVMSWTALIAMPLILAYQGWTYWVFRKRVTRSHIEAAAH from the coding sequence ATGGATCTCTCAACTCTGTGGTTCTGGCTCATTGCCGCCCTCTTCGTCGGATATTTCGTGCTCGACGGCTTCGACTTCGGCGTGGGCATGTCCCTGCCGTTCCTCGCCAAAGACGACACCGATCGACGCGTGATGATCAATACGATCGGCCCGGTCTGGGATCTCAACGAGACCTGGTTGATCGTTGCTGGCGCTGCGCTGTTCGCCGCCTTCCCCGAGTGGTACGCCACGATGTTCAGCGGGTTCTACCTGGCTCTGCTGTTGATTCTGCTCGCCTTGATCGCCCGTGGCGTGTCGTTCGAATACCGACACCAACGCCCGGAATCCCGCTGGAAAGCCTGGTTCGACGGCATGATCATCGTCGGTTCGGCCGTGCCGGCACTCCTCTGGGGTGTGGCATTCGCCAACGTCGTGCGCGGTGTTCCACTCGATGCCGACCACAACTACATCGGAACCTTCTTCGATCTGCTGAATCCGTATGCTCTGCTGGGCGGCGTCACGACCCTGCTGCTGTTCTTCACCCACGGTGCGCTCTTCCTGGCGTTGAAGGCGGACGGAGACATTCGAGTGCGTGCGCGCCGGCTCGCCATCAAATCGGGTGTCATCACGATCCTTGTCGCGGCCAGCTTCCTGGTCTGGACCACGTTTGCGTACGGCAGCATCGCATCCGCTCTGCTGTCAGCGGGGGCTGCTGTGGCGCTGATCGTCTCGTTCCTCGCCAACCTGCGCGGCAAGGAAGGCTGGGCGTTCGCTCTGATGGCCGCAACCATTGCGCTGGCCGTGCTGTCGCTGTTCGCCTCACTGATTCCCGATGTGATGCCGGCCAGTAACGACGTCGCGAACAGCCTGACGATTGCGAATGCCTCCTCCTCGCCGTATACGCTCACGGTGATGAGCTGGACCGCACTCATCGCGATGCCGCTGATCCTCGCCTACCAGGGCTGGACCTACTGGGTGTTCCGTAAGCGCGTGACCCGTTCTCACATTGAGGCTGCGGCACACTAG
- the cydD gene encoding thiol reductant ABC exporter subunit CydD, translated as MRPLDPRLLRYASAARWFFAASGALSVAQTGVVIAFSWLLSQSIVRAIAGDPLAELAPTVGALAAVIIVRAILIWLQDGVAERGAAAVKSQLRAQVLDTVARRGPDWLAGQQNTRIATLITSGLDALDNYFARYLPQLLLSAIATPILLLVVFLNDLPSGIIIVIVLPLIPVFMILIGWATQTVQRQQWEALQRLGAGFLDLVGGMGTLKIFGRERRQGARLRTITEDYRQRTMKVLRVTFLSGFVLELAGSLSVALVAVTIGLRLIDGSLTLAIGLFVLLLTPEVFLPIRQVGAQFHAAADGLAAAEGVFEIIEEKDARSASVLPRGASAATEAGMLSFSNLTVHRGERETVSAFSARFEPGVLSVISGPSGAGKSTVVTALHGHLDYDGEIALGGETLTRGTARSWLAWAGQRPGLFAGSIEDNLSLGDATRDPAFAATALAWAGASDLDPATVLGVGGEGLSGGQAQRVAVARAFYRALAHDCAVVVLDEPSSALDSEAESALIAGARALAETGRIVIVISHRPAFIAAADHLIRMREIAHV; from the coding sequence ATGCGTCCACTCGATCCACGCCTTCTGCGTTACGCCTCAGCCGCCCGCTGGTTCTTTGCAGCATCCGGTGCCCTGAGCGTGGCGCAGACGGGCGTGGTCATCGCGTTCTCCTGGTTACTGAGCCAATCGATTGTGCGTGCCATTGCGGGCGATCCTCTGGCTGAGCTGGCGCCGACTGTGGGCGCATTGGCGGCCGTCATCATCGTGCGGGCGATCCTCATCTGGCTGCAGGATGGCGTCGCCGAGCGTGGTGCCGCAGCGGTGAAGAGCCAGCTGCGTGCCCAGGTGCTTGACACCGTCGCCCGGCGCGGGCCCGACTGGCTCGCCGGCCAGCAGAACACGCGCATCGCCACCCTGATCACGTCGGGGCTCGACGCACTCGACAACTATTTCGCCCGGTATCTGCCGCAATTGCTGCTCAGTGCGATTGCAACCCCCATTTTGCTTCTCGTCGTCTTTCTGAACGACCTTCCCAGTGGCATCATCATCGTTATCGTGTTGCCGCTCATCCCCGTGTTCATGATCTTGATCGGCTGGGCGACCCAGACCGTGCAGCGTCAGCAGTGGGAGGCCCTGCAGCGCCTCGGTGCGGGCTTCCTCGACCTGGTCGGCGGCATGGGAACGCTGAAAATCTTTGGCCGTGAGCGCCGGCAGGGCGCGCGCCTGCGCACGATCACCGAGGACTACCGGCAGCGCACGATGAAGGTGCTTCGAGTGACCTTCCTCAGTGGGTTTGTTTTGGAACTTGCCGGCAGCCTCTCGGTCGCCCTCGTCGCAGTGACGATCGGGCTGCGCCTCATTGACGGCTCCCTGACCCTCGCGATCGGCCTGTTCGTGTTGCTGCTGACCCCGGAGGTGTTCCTGCCCATTCGCCAGGTCGGCGCACAGTTCCACGCGGCGGCTGATGGTCTGGCCGCGGCCGAGGGTGTGTTCGAGATTATTGAAGAGAAGGATGCTCGCTCCGCGTCAGTTCTGCCCCGGGGAGCCTCCGCAGCCACCGAGGCGGGAATGCTCAGCTTCAGCAACCTCACCGTTCATCGCGGCGAGCGTGAAACGGTGAGCGCGTTCTCTGCGCGCTTCGAGCCCGGTGTGCTCAGCGTAATTTCCGGGCCCAGCGGTGCCGGAAAATCGACTGTTGTCACCGCCTTGCACGGCCACCTCGACTACGACGGCGAGATCGCACTCGGTGGCGAGACGCTGACCCGCGGAACGGCGCGATCCTGGCTCGCCTGGGCCGGGCAGCGTCCGGGGCTCTTCGCCGGCAGCATCGAAGACAACCTGTCGCTGGGCGACGCAACGCGCGATCCCGCGTTCGCAGCGACCGCACTCGCCTGGGCCGGGGCGTCCGACCTCGACCCGGCCACCGTGCTCGGGGTCGGTGGCGAGGGGCTCTCCGGCGGCCAGGCGCAGCGGGTGGCCGTGGCCCGGGCGTTCTATCGGGCGCTGGCCCACGACTGTGCGGTCGTCGTGCTGGATGAACCGAGCTCGGCCCTCGACTCTGAGGCAGAGAGCGCCTTGATCGCCGGGGCGCGTGCACTGGCGGAAACGGGGCGAATCGTGATCGTGATCAGCCACCGTCCCGCGTTCATCGCCGCCGCCGACCACCTGATCCGGATGCGCGAGATCGCCCATGTCTAA
- the cydC gene encoding thiol reductant ABC exporter subunit CydC, translating to MSNPSQTILRLAQPPARRFVPGLAAGVLSAVSAVALLACSAWLITRAAEMPPILYLNMAVVGVRAFALGRSAFRYLERLLSHDAAFRQLTPLRVGMLERIIPLAPAGLASTGRGDLLARLVRDVDDLQDLPLRVVQPLVTAGIVAVLSVIGVCTVMPAAGLALAVCLVLGAVLGTVISGLVAASSERSIAPLRGALTNEVLEVVENLDVLVAFGALETRLSGLADADDRLRRASARRAFGVGIQAALMSLFAGAATVAALVVGIPLLGGGAEGSGINGPALAVIVLVPLAVFEVFAAIPAALGVWRQVRSSATRVAEAVPETVPAEIPVDVAAASAAVLPDLAAGTAPLIELRGLSARWPGHTEPAVSGINLTLAPGDRVHLAGRSGSGKTTIAHALVRFLDYTGSYRVGGVEAHELTQQDVRRVVGLCEQTPWLFDDSIRQNLLFARETATDDELLAVLDRVGLGEWTASHGGLEAPVGQRGALVSGGQAQRIALARAILADFPVFVVDEPTANVDTELADRLVRDILQAAGEDRAVLLISHTPVPAELITARLDVSRV from the coding sequence ATGTCTAACCCCAGTCAGACCATCCTTCGCCTCGCTCAGCCGCCGGCCCGCCGTTTTGTTCCGGGGCTGGCCGCCGGTGTGCTGAGTGCCGTCAGCGCCGTGGCGCTGCTCGCCTGTTCTGCCTGGCTGATCACCCGGGCGGCCGAAATGCCGCCCATTCTCTACCTCAACATGGCCGTCGTCGGGGTGCGAGCCTTCGCTCTGGGTCGTTCGGCGTTCCGCTATCTGGAGCGGTTGCTCAGCCATGATGCCGCCTTCCGACAGCTCACTCCGCTGCGGGTGGGCATGCTGGAGCGGATCATCCCGCTCGCACCGGCCGGCCTGGCGTCGACCGGACGGGGTGATCTGCTGGCCCGACTGGTGCGTGATGTCGATGACCTGCAGGACCTGCCGCTACGGGTCGTGCAACCGCTCGTGACCGCGGGAATCGTCGCCGTGCTCAGCGTCATCGGCGTGTGCACGGTGATGCCGGCAGCCGGTCTTGCTCTCGCCGTCTGCCTCGTGCTCGGCGCGGTGCTCGGCACGGTGATTTCCGGGCTGGTCGCCGCCTCGTCTGAGCGCTCGATCGCTCCCTTGCGGGGAGCCTTGACGAATGAGGTGCTTGAGGTCGTTGAAAACCTCGACGTGCTGGTCGCTTTCGGCGCGCTCGAGACACGCCTGTCGGGGCTGGCCGACGCCGACGATCGGTTGCGACGGGCGTCGGCACGCCGAGCCTTCGGCGTGGGCATCCAGGCGGCGTTGATGTCGCTGTTCGCCGGAGCGGCGACTGTCGCGGCTCTCGTCGTCGGGATTCCCCTGCTCGGTGGTGGGGCAGAGGGCAGCGGGATCAACGGGCCCGCCCTCGCCGTGATTGTGTTGGTTCCCCTGGCCGTCTTTGAGGTCTTCGCGGCGATTCCGGCGGCGCTTGGCGTCTGGCGGCAGGTGCGTTCGAGCGCCACCCGGGTGGCTGAGGCGGTACCCGAGACGGTGCCGGCGGAGATCCCGGTCGACGTGGCGGCAGCATCCGCAGCCGTCCTTCCCGACCTCGCGGCGGGCACCGCTCCGCTGATCGAGCTGCGTGGGCTGTCGGCGCGGTGGCCCGGTCACACCGAGCCGGCTGTCTCGGGGATCAACCTGACGCTCGCACCGGGCGACCGGGTTCATCTGGCCGGTCGAAGCGGCTCCGGCAAGACCACGATTGCCCACGCGCTCGTGCGGTTTCTCGACTACACCGGCTCGTACCGTGTCGGCGGGGTTGAGGCACACGAGCTGACGCAGCAGGATGTGCGCCGCGTCGTGGGGCTGTGCGAACAGACGCCCTGGCTTTTCGACGACAGCATCCGACAGAACCTGCTCTTTGCTCGGGAGACGGCGACCGATGACGAACTGCTCGCCGTGCTCGACCGGGTCGGGCTGGGGGAGTGGACCGCTTCGCACGGCGGGCTGGAGGCACCGGTCGGGCAGCGTGGAGCGCTCGTCTCGGGTGGCCAGGCGCAGCGCATCGCGCTGGCCCGTGCGATTTTGGCTGACTTCCCGGTGTTCGTGGTCGACGAACCCACGGCCAACGTCGACACCGAGCTCGCCGACCGGCTCGTGCGCGATATTTTGCAGGCGGCCGGAGAAGACCGTGCGGTTCTACTCATTTCCCACACGCCCGTGCCGGCCGAACTGATCACCGCTCGTCTCGACGTCTCACGGGTTTAG
- a CDS encoding DedA family protein has protein sequence MNDILTWILDAVSTVDPAIRTLLAGIGMMLETSVLVGLIVPGDTIVIVASTAVQGPAQFVALVVAIITGSLLGESIGFALGRYFGPRIRRSRLGRRLGEKRWASTEAYLKKRGGVAVFLSRFLPVLHSLVPLTVGMSTMRYRTFMAWTIPACVIWALAYVGVGAAAAGSYRELSEQLHFAGYIFVGIIAAFSVLVFVAKRWLHRVEARHMSTDDESPS, from the coding sequence ATGAACGACATCCTGACCTGGATCCTCGACGCCGTCTCCACCGTCGACCCGGCCATTCGCACGCTTCTGGCCGGCATCGGCATGATGCTGGAAACGTCGGTTCTTGTCGGCCTCATCGTTCCCGGTGACACGATCGTGATCGTCGCTTCCACCGCGGTTCAGGGGCCGGCACAGTTCGTCGCACTCGTGGTCGCGATTATCACCGGATCACTGTTGGGCGAGAGCATCGGTTTCGCTCTCGGACGCTACTTCGGCCCACGCATCCGACGCAGCCGACTGGGACGCCGACTTGGGGAGAAACGCTGGGCTTCTACCGAGGCCTACCTCAAGAAACGTGGCGGCGTTGCCGTGTTTCTCTCCCGTTTTCTGCCGGTGCTTCATTCTCTTGTTCCGCTCACCGTCGGCATGAGCACCATGCGCTACCGAACGTTCATGGCGTGGACCATTCCCGCCTGCGTGATCTGGGCGCTGGCCTACGTGGGCGTCGGGGCCGCGGCGGCGGGCAGCTATCGCGAGCTTTCCGAGCAACTGCACTTCGCCGGCTACATCTTCGTGGGCATCATCGCCGCGTTCAGTGTCCTCGTCTTTGTAGCGAAGAGATGGCTCCATCGCGTCGAAGCCCGTCACATGAGCACCGACGACGAGTCCCCCTCCTAA
- a CDS encoding chorismate-binding protein → MPVTTRRIPLEGWWDPATVFTCLYRNDSHAFWLDAGAGATQGISYLGAASGSSRFVTESVADGTVRITVPAARNHEARVVPQTIFDFLREDLGDHRGEKEREVSFELGWVGWFGYELGAQTVGTPTHASRQPDAAFLDVDRMIAFDHATRSVELIVPAADGVDESAEESVEAWVADVIDRLGRAAEVALGAPQPPDVVATWRHDPAAYRELVLECQSAISAGDAYQLCLTNEISLPVRPDPVETYLRLRAGSPSHHGGLLRFGEFALLSASPEQFLSVTSTGRVTTKPIKGTRPRGTTLAADARLNAELLASDKERAENLMIVDLMRNDLGRIAELGTVTVTSLLAVESYPHVHQLVSTVEARLAWGLTAVDALAACFPAGSMTGAPKASAMRILDRLENGSRGIYAGAFGYLGRDGALDLAMVIRSIVLGPDGASIGTGGGITALSDPDDEIEETRIKAAALLAVLGAGTGGATGPLRV, encoded by the coding sequence GTGCCTGTGACGACCCGCCGTATTCCGTTGGAGGGCTGGTGGGACCCTGCGACAGTCTTCACCTGCCTGTACCGGAACGACAGCCATGCCTTTTGGCTGGACGCGGGTGCGGGTGCTACCCAGGGAATCAGCTATCTGGGCGCGGCATCAGGCTCCTCGCGTTTCGTGACAGAGTCTGTTGCCGACGGAACGGTTCGCATCACTGTTCCGGCGGCTCGAAACCACGAAGCGCGGGTTGTGCCGCAGACGATCTTCGACTTTTTGCGCGAGGACCTGGGCGATCATCGTGGCGAAAAAGAGCGCGAGGTGAGCTTCGAACTCGGCTGGGTCGGCTGGTTCGGTTATGAGCTCGGAGCCCAGACCGTCGGAACTCCCACTCATGCGTCGCGGCAACCGGACGCAGCGTTCCTCGACGTTGACCGAATGATTGCCTTCGATCATGCGACCCGCTCGGTTGAGTTGATTGTGCCTGCCGCAGACGGCGTCGATGAGAGTGCCGAGGAGAGCGTCGAGGCCTGGGTTGCCGACGTGATTGACCGCCTCGGTCGTGCAGCCGAGGTGGCGCTGGGCGCGCCGCAGCCCCCCGACGTCGTGGCCACCTGGCGGCATGACCCTGCCGCCTATCGCGAACTCGTGCTCGAATGCCAGAGCGCCATTTCGGCCGGAGACGCCTACCAGCTCTGCCTCACCAACGAGATTTCGCTGCCGGTACGGCCCGACCCGGTCGAGACTTACCTGCGGCTGCGCGCCGGCAGTCCAAGCCACCACGGCGGCCTGCTGCGCTTTGGCGAGTTCGCGCTCCTCAGCGCGTCGCCGGAGCAGTTCCTCAGCGTGACGTCGACCGGGCGGGTGACGACTAAGCCGATCAAGGGCACCCGACCGCGCGGGACAACCCTCGCCGCCGACGCCCGGCTGAACGCCGAACTGCTGGCGAGCGACAAAGAACGCGCCGAGAACCTGATGATCGTCGACCTCATGCGCAACGACCTGGGCCGCATTGCCGAACTCGGCACCGTGACCGTGACCAGCTTGCTCGCCGTTGAGAGCTACCCACACGTGCACCAACTCGTCAGCACAGTCGAAGCGCGCCTCGCCTGGGGCCTCACCGCGGTGGATGCCCTCGCAGCCTGTTTCCCGGCCGGTTCGATGACCGGAGCGCCGAAGGCCAGCGCCATGCGCATCCTGGACCGACTCGAGAACGGCTCACGCGGCATCTACGCCGGAGCCTTCGGCTATCTGGGGCGAGACGGCGCGCTCGATTTGGCCATGGTCATCCGCAGCATTGTGCTCGGGCCAGACGGCGCCTCGATCGGCACGGGTGGAGGCATCACGGCACTGTCCGATCCCGATGACGAAATCGAGGAGACGCGCATCAAGGCTGCGGCGCTGCTCGCCGTTCTCGGAGCCGGCACCGGAGGCGCAACGGGGCCACTCAGGGTTTAG
- the leuS gene encoding leucine--tRNA ligase has protein sequence MAHEHDNTPTEAEGDIYDFAALQAKWAPVWEEHAPFATSDTDDARPRKYVLDMFPYPSGDLHMGHAEVYALGDIVARYWRHQGYNVLHPIGWDSFGLPAENAAIKRGIDPRGWTYDNIAQQKKSMKLYAASFDWSREIHTSDPEYYKWNQWLFLQMYKKGLAYRKDSWVNWDPVDQTVLANEQVLADGTSERSGAVVVKKKLTQWYFKITDYADRLLDDLDQLEGAWPSKVLQMQRNWIGRSIGADVDFEIEGRDERVSVFTTRPDTLHGATFMVVAPDADLATELVATASDQIKADFAEYLATVQHSTEIERQATDREKTGVFLGRFAINPINGERLPIWAADYVLADYGHGAIMAVPAHDQRDLDFARRFDLPVRVVVDVPNTAEDGATNDPAVTGTALAGNGTLINSGPLDGLAKSEAVPRSIEMLEAAGTGRATKNYRLRDWLISRQRYWGTPIPIIHGADGTEIPVPEDQLPVLLPPTEGLDLKPKGTSPLGGATEWVNVPNPIDGSPALRDADTMDTFVDSSWYFLRFLNPNDDTQAFDPEEARRWAPVDQYVGGVEHAILHLLYARFITKVLHDLGYLDFEEPFKALLNQGMVILDGTKMSKSKGNLVYFTEEIERHGVDAVRLTMAFAGPPEDDIDWADVSPVGSAKFLARAWRVAKDVASAPGIDLATGDLALRRVTHKFLADAPGLTEAFKFNVVVARLMELVNVTRKTIDTGAGAADAAVREAAEVTALALNLFAPYAAEDMWERLGFEPFVALALWPKADPTLLVEDSVTAIVQVDGKVRDKLEIAPTISEADLEALARASAGVIKSIGDRQIVKVIVRAPRMVSIVTKP, from the coding sequence GTGGCACACGAGCACGACAACACACCGACCGAGGCCGAGGGCGACATCTACGACTTCGCCGCACTTCAGGCGAAGTGGGCACCCGTCTGGGAAGAGCACGCTCCGTTCGCAACGAGCGACACCGACGACGCTCGCCCCCGCAAGTACGTGCTCGACATGTTCCCATACCCGTCCGGCGACCTGCACATGGGCCACGCCGAGGTTTACGCGCTGGGCGACATCGTTGCGCGCTACTGGCGTCACCAGGGCTACAACGTGCTGCATCCCATCGGTTGGGATTCCTTCGGCCTGCCCGCCGAGAACGCCGCGATCAAGCGCGGCATCGATCCGCGTGGCTGGACCTACGACAACATCGCACAGCAGAAGAAGAGCATGAAGCTCTATGCGGCATCGTTTGACTGGTCACGTGAGATTCACACCAGCGACCCCGAGTACTACAAGTGGAACCAATGGCTGTTTCTGCAGATGTACAAGAAGGGCCTCGCCTACCGTAAGGACAGCTGGGTCAACTGGGACCCGGTAGACCAGACTGTGCTCGCCAACGAGCAGGTGCTGGCCGACGGCACGAGCGAGCGCAGCGGCGCCGTGGTCGTGAAGAAGAAGCTCACGCAGTGGTACTTCAAGATCACGGATTACGCCGACCGTCTGCTCGACGACCTCGACCAGCTTGAGGGAGCGTGGCCGAGCAAGGTGCTGCAGATGCAGCGCAACTGGATCGGTCGCTCGATCGGCGCGGACGTCGACTTCGAGATTGAGGGTCGCGACGAGCGCGTCAGCGTGTTCACCACGCGTCCCGACACCCTGCACGGCGCGACGTTCATGGTCGTGGCTCCGGATGCCGACTTGGCCACCGAACTCGTGGCCACGGCATCCGATCAGATCAAGGCCGATTTCGCCGAGTACCTCGCGACGGTGCAGCACAGCACCGAGATCGAGCGTCAGGCCACCGACCGTGAGAAGACCGGTGTGTTCCTCGGTCGCTTCGCGATCAACCCGATCAATGGGGAGCGCCTGCCGATCTGGGCCGCGGACTACGTGCTGGCCGACTACGGGCACGGCGCGATCATGGCCGTGCCGGCGCACGATCAGCGCGACCTGGACTTCGCCCGCCGGTTCGACCTGCCCGTGCGTGTGGTCGTCGACGTGCCGAACACCGCAGAAGACGGTGCGACGAACGATCCCGCTGTCACCGGTACGGCGCTGGCCGGCAACGGCACGCTGATCAACTCGGGCCCGCTCGACGGCCTCGCCAAGAGTGAAGCCGTTCCCCGCTCGATTGAGATGCTCGAGGCCGCTGGAACCGGCCGTGCGACGAAAAACTACCGTCTGCGCGACTGGCTGATCTCTCGCCAGCGCTACTGGGGCACCCCGATTCCGATCATCCACGGTGCAGACGGCACCGAGATTCCGGTGCCTGAAGACCAGCTACCGGTGTTGCTGCCGCCCACCGAGGGGCTCGATCTGAAGCCCAAGGGAACCAGCCCGCTCGGCGGAGCGACCGAGTGGGTGAACGTTCCCAACCCGATCGACGGCAGCCCGGCCCTGCGCGATGCCGACACCATGGACACATTCGTCGACAGCTCGTGGTACTTCTTGCGCTTCCTGAACCCGAACGACGACACACAGGCGTTTGACCCGGAAGAGGCTCGCCGGTGGGCCCCGGTCGACCAGTATGTCGGGGGTGTCGAGCACGCCATCCTGCACCTGCTCTATGCCCGCTTCATCACCAAGGTGCTGCACGATCTGGGCTACCTGGATTTCGAGGAGCCGTTCAAGGCTCTGCTCAACCAGGGCATGGTCATTCTCGATGGCACGAAGATGTCGAAGAGCAAGGGCAACCTGGTCTACTTCACCGAAGAGATCGAACGTCACGGCGTCGACGCCGTGCGCTTGACGATGGCGTTCGCCGGCCCGCCGGAAGACGACATCGACTGGGCAGACGTTTCGCCGGTCGGCTCGGCGAAGTTCCTGGCCCGCGCCTGGCGGGTAGCCAAGGACGTCGCGAGCGCTCCCGGCATCGACCTCGCCACGGGCGACCTGGCACTGCGTCGTGTGACGCACAAGTTCCTGGCCGATGCGCCCGGACTGACCGAGGCGTTCAAGTTCAATGTCGTCGTTGCCCGCCTGATGGAGCTCGTCAACGTGACCCGCAAGACGATCGACACGGGCGCCGGTGCCGCGGATGCCGCGGTGCGCGAAGCAGCCGAGGTCACGGCCCTGGCCCTGAACCTGTTCGCCCCCTATGCAGCGGAAGACATGTGGGAGCGCCTCGGTTTTGAGCCCTTCGTGGCCCTCGCTCTCTGGCCGAAGGCAGACCCCACTCTGCTCGTCGAAGACTCGGTCACGGCCATCGTGCAGGTGGACGGCAAGGTGCGCGACAAGCTCGAGATCGCTCCGACGATCTCGGAAGCCGACCTTGAGGCGCTCGCCCGCGCGTCCGCCGGAGTCATCAAGTCGATCGGTGATCGCCAGATCGTCAAGGTGATCGTGCGTGCACCGCGCATGGTGAGTATCGTCACAAAGCCGTAG